In Actinomycetota bacterium, the sequence GTAAGACTCGCATCTGTCTGGCGTTTGCCTTCTCAAGCCGTGCCAACATTCGTTCCCGTCTTTCCGGCGGGATCCTGTTGATCGAAGCCTGGGCCAAGTCATACTCACTGCCCATCAATTGCAGCGTCGCGTCAACATTTTTATTCCGCTTGTTCCTGACCAGCGCCTCCGTTTCGGTAAGCCGCTTGTCGGCCAGGTCGGCGTATATCTCCGCCCGCGTTTCGTCGTTGCGCTCTAGAAAGACTCTTCCTTGTTCAACAGTTCGTTTCACCGGATACAGGGTGTCCCCGGGCAAGCTGTTTGACGACGCCGCGGCCACTCCCGAGAGGGCCAAAGCGAACGCGGCAAAAACCGCGGCTAGGCGAAGACCGACTCTCTTATGAACGGGCAGCGAACCCAGAACGCGCGCCCGAGCCGACGCCTTGAACCGGGGGTCAGGCTCAACCGGCGACGTCGCGGCGGTTTTTAGCGCATCCACCGTTTTGGCGAGGTCTTCGTAATCCTCGTACTCTTTGTATTCTTCGTAATCCTTGTTCTTATCTTTCATTATTCCTTCTCCAATAGTCTCTTGAGCGACTTCAGGGCTCGGTGTTGCAGTGCCTTCACCGACGTCTCACTCCTGCCAAAAAAACCGGCAATTTCACTGATTTTCAGGCCGACAAAGAAACGGAGGATGATAACATTCTGCTGTTCGTCGGTTAGTTCGCCTAAGGCGCCCCAGACCTCTTGTCTCGCGTCCGCTGCGACAGCCGGGTCGGGTTCGCGGGACGCGTTAAGCCCGTCTAGAAGCTCGTCCTCGATGTTGACCGTCCGGCTTCTAGCCTGGCGGCGATAATGGTCGTTTACCCTATTCTGGGCGATGCGGAATAGCCAGGCCGAGAACGGAATGTCTTCCCTTTCTTCATAACGGCCTATGGCCTGGAAAGCGTTTATGAACACATCCTCCGTTATGTCTTCCGCGTCTTGCTTCCGGCCGACCCGGTAGAATACGAACCGGTAGACGCTGTCTACGCATTGGTCGTAGATTCGTCCGAAAGCTTCTCTATCGTTCTTTTTGGCCTGTCGCGCCAGGTCTGCCAGAAGGTCGTTTTTCATATGATTACTCTAACATTTACAACGCTTCATCACGGGTTTTGGATACGCCGACAATGATATACTGGCAAAAAGACATGGGGGCGCTTATGACAAAAGATTCTTCATCCAACTGGTGGATATTTCCCGGATTCACAGTTGAGACGGTCTTATCGGGCCTGGATCTTCCGGCAAACATTGCGTTCGTTCCCAAGCCTAAATCCGGCCCCAAAGATCCGCTGCTCTACATCAACGAACTCTACGGCCAGGTAAAAGTGATGACAAATGACGGCTCCGTCTTTGCCTACGCCGCCGGCCTCTTGAATTATGACCCCGACTATAAATTTCCCGGCACCGGCGAATCCGGCCTGACGGGATTATGCGTCGAACCGTCCTCCGGCGATTTGTTTCTATCCATGCTTTATACAGACAAAGATAAATTCAAGGCCAAGGTAATCCGAACAAAATCCAACGACGGCCTTTCGATGAACTCCTCATCCGTCATTTTAGAGGACGTCCCATCGGTCCATGCCGCCCACCAGGTGCAGGCCGTTACGGTCGGTTTTGACCGAAAATTATATGTAAATTTCGGCGACGGCATGATAGACCCTAACACAGCCCAGGACGACAATGACCTGCGCGGCAAGATACTGCGGCTGGAGTTGGACGGGTCGATCCCGGACGACAATCCGAAATCGGGCAGCCCGGTTTTTGCCAAGGGGTTCAGGAATCCGTTTGGCGCCGTTTGGCGCCGGAGCGACCGCAGTCTTTACATAACCGACAACGGACCGCACGTCGACGATCGTGTCGCTCGTGTCGAAGCCGGTGTTAATTACGGTTGGCCCAAGACCATGAGGCAAAACTCGCTGATGTGGTGGCATTTCTGCCAGGCGCCGACGGCGCTTGATTTCATGCAGGACGAACAGTTCCCCGCGGAGTACAAGAACGAGTTGTTTGTTGCCTTGTTTGGCAGCAGCTACGTTATGGGGCGTCCCGGCAGCAAAGGCAAGAAGATCATTAAGATGCGTCTATCGGCCGATTGTAACGGCCTAAAGAGCTACGACGAGTTTGCCACCTATATAGGCGAAGGACCGGCCGGGCCGTGCGGCCTGGCCTTCGGCCCCGACGGACTTTACTTTACCGACCTGCACGGCGAGTTCGACGGCGGCAAGCAATCCAAGGGTCATTTATTCAAAATCATCCCTGTCGTATCGTGAGGGTTTGTCCAATTAATTGGACAATGGGTATATGCGCCTGATGTGCAATTATGACGTTTTGTAATTACGTTTAGTTCAATTAATTAAACAATAGGTTGTCTCAATAAGGAGGGCAAGATGAAAGTACCCGACACCGCGGAGAACGCCGCAAGATGCATCTGTCCCGGCTGTCCGACCTATAACGGTTGTATGGAGAAAGGCGGCCAGACGCTTTACTGCGCCCGCGGCAAATCCGATTGCGACATCGATTCCATGGGGTGTATTTGCGGAGAGTGCCCGGTGGGCAGCGACTACGCTCTTACCGATCTGTACTACTGCGAGAAGTAAGAAGGCGCCCACAAAATCCTGGTCATAAAATCAAAGTAGTGGCCTGTGGAAAACCACTCCAGCGCTTTGGAGTGCTGGAGTGTTCGTTCGTATCCCTCTCACCCGACCCTCTCCTCTCGGGGGAGAGGGATAGCTTTTGAAGCATGTCGCTGAAACCAACTCTTTATGACGAGGCTAATTCATTAGCTTTAATTATGATACGGCTGGGCGTGGAGCCGCATTCCGCGAAACAAAGGAAGTACGGGGGCGTTTCCGGAGGGAAGCTGGGGTCAGGCCCTTTCTCTTTATGCGATAGGGCCTGACCCCATTAACATAAAGCGAGCATGGTCCACTACAACGCTACGTAGCGTTGTAGTGGTCGTAGGATTTACAGGGAGCGAAGATTTCCCAGCTTAAGGAAATCGAGCGTTCTTCCGATGGATAAGACCGGGACTTGCCACGCGGCGGCTTCAAGTGCCAGCCGCACTATTTTGAGGAATGGAGGCGAGGATCGGATTCGAACCGATGAATAGCGGTTTTGCAGACCGCCCCCTTAACCACTTGGGTACCTCGCCCCATCAGCAAAGAGCCGAGGGCTAAGAGCATATAGTATGAACCGCAAGGATCTGCTCTGCGCACTTCGCTCTTAGCTAAAGAAATGGAGCGGGAGACGGGATTTGAACCGCGCTCCCTCGGGCAGCCGCCTAACCGTCTGCCCTCTTCACGGGGGCAACCAACGGTTTCCCCCGTGAGTTCCCCCTTCCTTAATATAGACTCCGGGGGGAGCTTCTCCCCCCGACGATAACCCCCTACCGGTCGCGGGTTCACAACATGTCGTCATTCCATTTTTATTTCAGGCCTGATTGACCGTGGCCTAAAATAAAAATGGAGCGGGAGACGGGATTTGAACCCGCGACCCTCACCTTGGCAAGGTGATGCTCTACCACTGAGCCACTCCCGCTCGTAAACCAATAGTATAAGGGATTAAAACCGCCTCTTCAAGCCCGTTCTACGCGGCTTGACGTAGCTCTTAGGCTTTTCCGAAGACTTCCCCGATCTTATCTAAAAGTTCCGTGCGGAAGAATGGTTTAACCAAAAATCCGTCGACGCCTTCCAGCTCAAAGAGATCTCTCATCTTGTCTTTGCTGGTAATAATAATCACGTGAACATAGTCTTCGTCGCCGGGTTTAGAATCGCGTCTTAAGGCCTGCAGCACGGAATAGCCGTCCATGTCAGGCATCATTACGTCCAGCAGAACCAGGTCGGGCTTCTCTTCGCCGATCTTCTGCAGCGCCTCGGCGCCGTTGTTGGCGGTAATGATGTCAAAGCCCTCTTCCTTCAGCATCGCCTTGGTAATCTCGACAATCGTCGGACTGTCGTCGGCAATTAATATCTTTTTACCGTCGCCCATACTTCCTCCCGTCAATCGTTGCCTGCCAGCTGGCCAAGGCTTCTTTTACAGGCCTCAACCAGAACGTCTCCTAAGAATCCGCCGGCAAAATCCGCCCAATCGCCCCGCGGCGAATGACCTAGCGCCTCTATGGCGCTATTATACTCCCGCTCCGCTTCCGCCGCCATATATTTACCTTTGTAGATCTCGGCCAGGTTCATGTGGGCTAGCGCAAAGCCGCTGTCCAGACGCAGGACTTGTTTATACTCCGCGACGGCGTCGTCAACGCGGCCTTGGCGCTCCTTGATCAAACCCAGGAGGTAATGACCTTTAGCCGACGTCGGTTCCAACATAAGAACCGTGCGCGCCTCTTTCAGGGCTCTTTCGTTGCGCCCCTGATTTATATAGATGTTCGCCAGGAGCACGTGGCCTTGCGTGCTGTCAGGATCCGCCTTGGCGAATTTAACGGCCAGAGCGGCCGCTTCATCAAATTCTTCCCTGACGAAGTGCTCGTATGCCCGCGCGTACACGCCTTCCTTATCTTCCTCGCGCCGAAATTCGTGTCTCGGCGCCGGCTTAACGAGTTTCCGCGTCTTCACATTAGCCTCCGCACCTTTGTCTTTCTCAGTCGCGATAATCAGCGGCGCGACTCCGGTTTCAGGAGAGGCCGCCCTGGCCGCGAGATCCTTTTTATAGACGTAGGCATGGCCGAGGTGAACCGGGATAAAGTCATCGCTGACCTTATACAAGGATTCCGCGTGCCCGATAAACAAATAGCCGCCATCCCGCAGCGCGTTATAAAAACCCCCGACAACCGCTCGCACCGTCTCCAGCTTAAAATAGATGGTTACGTTGCGGCAAAATATTATGTCCCATCCGCCAAGAATAAGGAGAGGATAGGGCTCTTTAACCAGGTTGTGGTAGTTAAAGGACACCATGTCGACAATCGCCGGGTCCAGACATTGTTTCCCATCCCCGCGGGCTTTGAAATACCTCCTAAGAACTACCGGCGGGATTTCCCTAAGCGCGTGGGCGCCATAGCAGGCTTGCTGAGCGTCGCCCAAAACCTGCCGGCTGATATCCGTGGCCAAAATATCAATACGCCAAGATTTAGGATCGGGCAGCGCTTCCATGAGGGTTATGGCGACTGAATAGGCCTCTTCCCCGGTTGAGCAACCGGCGCTCCAGACCCGGATCGACTTTTCCCCGGCCGCCAGTTTCCGATTGATTATTTCCGGAAGCACATGTCTCTTGAGAACCTCAAACTGCGCCGGATTTCTGAAAAAGCATGTTTCGTTGACAGTTACCAGATCAAGCAGCTTCTTAAACTCTTCGTCCCCGTCTTCGCCTCGCTCCAGAAGCCGGTAATAATCCGCGTACCTGTCTAAATCGTGGGGGCGCATCAGCGCGCGCAAGCTTACCTCGAGCGCTTCCTTCTTATAGTCGTCCAAATAGATGCCGCTGTTGGCATGAATAAAATCCCTGAACAGAGTGAATTCGTCGGTTGTTAAGGGATTAGCCGGGGCGCTCATTTAAACTCCCTCAGAATCTCCCAGCCTATCCTGTCTAAAGGGATGGTGCGGTTGACGGCTCCAATTTCCAAGGCGACTTTCGGCATCCCGAACACGACTGACGTTTTTTCATCCTGAGCTATGGTATAGCCGCCGGCTTTTCTGATCTCTTTCAATCCTTCCGCGCCATCACTGCCCATACCGCTTAAAATTACGCCGACGGCGCGATCGCCATAAACCTGGGCGACGGATTTTAAAAGTTTATCGCACGATGGCCGATGCCCTTTGATGGGCGCCGAATCGT encodes:
- a CDS encoding PQQ-dependent sugar dehydrogenase; its protein translation is MIYWQKDMGALMTKDSSSNWWIFPGFTVETVLSGLDLPANIAFVPKPKSGPKDPLLYINELYGQVKVMTNDGSVFAYAAGLLNYDPDYKFPGTGESGLTGLCVEPSSGDLFLSMLYTDKDKFKAKVIRTKSNDGLSMNSSSVILEDVPSVHAAHQVQAVTVGFDRKLYVNFGDGMIDPNTAQDDNDLRGKILRLELDGSIPDDNPKSGSPVFAKGFRNPFGAVWRRSDRSLYITDNGPHVDDRVARVEAGVNYGWPKTMRQNSLMWWHFCQAPTALDFMQDEQFPAEYKNELFVALFGSSYVMGRPGSKGKKIIKMRLSADCNGLKSYDEFATYIGEGPAGPCGLAFGPDGLYFTDLHGEFDGGKQSKGHLFKIIPVVS
- a CDS encoding DUF5667 domain-containing protein, with the protein product MKDKNKDYEEYKEYEDYEDLAKTVDALKTAATSPVEPDPRFKASARARVLGSLPVHKRVGLRLAAVFAAFALALSGVAAASSNSLPGDTLYPVKRTVEQGRVFLERNDETRAEIYADLADKRLTETEALVRNKRNKNVDATLQLMGSEYDLAQASINRIPPERRERMLARLEKANARQMRVLQTYLKNTNVPRAVVVRALARIERNREMIREVKQSLKARP
- a CDS encoding DUF2769 domain-containing protein — its product is MKVPDTAENAARCICPGCPTYNGCMEKGGQTLYCARGKSDCDIDSMGCICGECPVGSDYALTDLYYCEK
- a CDS encoding sigma-70 family RNA polymerase sigma factor; its protein translation is MKNDLLADLARQAKKNDREAFGRIYDQCVDSVYRFVFYRVGRKQDAEDITEDVFINAFQAIGRYEEREDIPFSAWLFRIAQNRVNDHYRRQARSRTVNIEDELLDGLNASREPDPAVAADARQEVWGALGELTDEQQNVIILRFFVGLKISEIAGFFGRSETSVKALQHRALKSLKRLLEKE
- a CDS encoding response regulator, translating into MGDGKKILIADDSPTIVEITKAMLKEEGFDIITANNGAEALQKIGEEKPDLVLLDVMMPDMDGYSVLQALRRDSKPGDEDYVHVIIITSKDKMRDLFELEGVDGFLVKPFFRTELLDKIGEVFGKA
- a CDS encoding CheR family methyltransferase, yielding MSAPANPLTTDEFTLFRDFIHANSGIYLDDYKKEALEVSLRALMRPHDLDRYADYYRLLERGEDGDEEFKKLLDLVTVNETCFFRNPAQFEVLKRHVLPEIINRKLAAGEKSIRVWSAGCSTGEEAYSVAITLMEALPDPKSWRIDILATDISRQVLGDAQQACYGAHALREIPPVVLRRYFKARGDGKQCLDPAIVDMVSFNYHNLVKEPYPLLILGGWDIIFCRNVTIYFKLETVRAVVGGFYNALRDGGYLFIGHAESLYKVSDDFIPVHLGHAYVYKKDLAARAASPETGVAPLIIATEKDKGAEANVKTRKLVKPAPRHEFRREEDKEGVYARAYEHFVREEFDEAAALAVKFAKADPDSTQGHVLLANIYINQGRNERALKEARTVLMLEPTSAKGHYLLGLIKERQGRVDDAVAEYKQVLRLDSGFALAHMNLAEIYKGKYMAAEAEREYNSAIEALGHSPRGDWADFAGGFLGDVLVEACKRSLGQLAGND